The Zygosaccharomyces rouxii strain CBS732 chromosome G complete sequence genome contains a region encoding:
- a CDS encoding SDR family oxidoreductase (similar to uniprot|Q12068 Saccharomyces cerevisiae YOL151W GRE2 NADPH-dependent methylglyoxal reductase (D-lactaldehyde dehydrogenase) stress induced (osmotic ionic oxidative heat shock and heavy metals) regulated by the HOG pathway) codes for MAVLVTGANGFIAKYIVHDLLNEGYDVIGVVRSQAKADSLAKQFGGNPHLAVEVVHDIAVLGAFDSVFHKHGKNIDIVLHCASPLPSEGDDYEKTHMIPAVNGTIGILEAVKKYAAQTVKHVVITSSVVAVMDPAKRTDSTWILDEKNWCPLRKEDINGDFHVAYMVSKTYAERAAWEFLKNNRGEVKFELTTLLPTYVFGPQLFEEDALGSLNYSNGQVQALICSSPGEELKPDMNAHFVDVRDVAKAHLLAFQKEEAAGKRLILTSCRYTSQDVVNILNEKFPQLKGKISEGPNPGKYDASSVVGEHHKAEEVLGIKYAGLEKSIYDTAAQVLKVELRL; via the coding sequence ATGGCTGTCTTAGTTACTGGTGCCAACGGGTTCATTGCAAAATATATCGTCCATGATTTGTTGAATGAAGGTTACGACGTGATAGGTGTTGTGAGATCACAGGCCAAGGCGGATAGCCTTGCCAAGCAATTCGGTGGGAATCCCCATCTCGCCGTCGAAGTTGTTCACGATATAGCTGTATTAGGTGCGTTTGATTCGGTTTTCCACAAGCATGGTAAAAATATCGATATCGTTTTGCACTGTGCATCCCCACTTCCTTCTGAAGGCGATGATTATGAGAAGACACATATGATTCCAGCGGTCAATGGTACAATAGGTATTTTGGAAGcagtgaaaaaatatgctGCACAAACGGTCAAGCATGTGGTCATAACTTCCTCCGTAGTGGCCGTCATGGATCCCGCAAAACGTACTGACTCCACTTGGATACTTgatgagaagaattggTGTCCATTAAGAAAGGAAGACATAAATGGTGATTTTCATGTTGCATATATGGTGAGCAAGACGTATGCGGAGAGGGCTGCCTgggaatttttgaaaaataaCAGGGGCGAAGTTAAATTTGAGCTAACTACGCTATTGCCAACTTACGTGTTTGGTCCTCAATTGTTTGAAGAGGATGCATTGGGAAGTCTAAATTATTCTAACGGACAAGTACAAGCGCTGATTTGTTCTTCGCCTGGGGAAGAATTGAAGCCTGACATGAACGCACATTTCGTGGATGTTCGTGATGTAGCTAAAGCTCATCTGTTGGCATttcaaaaggaagaggCTGCAGGAAAAAGGCTGATATTGACTAGTTGCAGGTATACTTCACAGGATGTGGTCAACATTTTGAACGAGAAATTTCCTCAATTAAAAGGTAAGATATCAGAGGGTCCAAATCCTGGTAAATATGATGCGAGCTCAGTGGTTGGTGAACATCACAAAGCTGAGGAAGTTTTGGGTATTAAGTATGCGGgcttggaaaaatccatttaCGACACTGCGGCGCAGGTTCTGAAAGTAGAACTTAGGTTGTAA
- a CDS encoding uncharacterized protein (similar to uniprot|Q2UJ53 Aspergillus oryzae AO090003001353 Synaptic vesicle transporter SVOP and related transporters and weakly similar to YBR008C uniprot|P38124 Saccharomyces cerevisiae YBR008C FLR1 Plasma membrane multidrug transporter member of the major facilitator superfamily involved in efflux of fluconazole diazaborine benomyl methotrexate and other drugs): MGAKYEQEFIEDVDKEGNLQAEEAKASSTSSPLAQEHILKEYECYDKLGYSFPKWKKWRIITVIFIVQLSMNFNAGVYPWCIPLITKEFKISSQAGNTSQMIFLVAYGFGCELWAPWSEEYGRWIVMQLSLLFSNIWQILGGKAPNFGAIIVARGLCGLSQAGGSVTLGVVADLWDPSEHGYAVAYIVLASVGGSVLGPVFGGLMQEHLSWHWNFWIQLIFNGVSQILHFFLVPETRATILVNREAKRRRNTGEDPYCYGPSENHRIGLRELLVTWARPFYMFLCEPIVLFCSLLSGFADHLIFICNQAFTPIFKQWGFSPTSQGLIFLSMVIAYLIGWLLHCFDISFQMKKIDQILRSPRGPERRLLLLLFLAPLLSIGLFGFAWTSMGPEYTPWIAPAIFSSVIGIANYSIYIATIDYMVAAYGPYASSATGGNGMARDVLSGIAAMYATPLYDNIGHKFHYQWASTLLGCLGILCTVPIYIFYWKGPEIRKKSKFAQELSADFDEQKKNRTSDIPHLDDKELGLDSSSTPETISNAVYS; this comes from the coding sequence ATGGGCGCTAAGTACGAACAAGAGTTTATAGAAGATGTCGACAAAGAGGGGAATTTACaagcagaagaagcaaAAGCTTCTTCGACAAGTTCTCCTCTAGCTCAGGAACACATCTTGAAAGAATACGAATGTTATGACAAATTGGGATACAGTTTCCCCAAATGGAAGAAGTGGCGGATTATTACCGTTATCTTCATTGTACAGTTGAGTATGAATTTTAATGCGGGCGTTTACCCATGGTGCATCCCATTGATAACGAAGGAATTCAAGATTTCGTCGCAGGCTGGTAATACTTCTCAGATGATTTTCCTTGTTGCATATGGGTTTGGATGTGAACTATGGGCACCTTGGTCAGAAGAATACGGCAGATGGATTGTTATGCAGCTGAgtcttttattttccaatatttggCAGATCCTGGGCGGTAAGGCACCAAATTTTGGCGCAATCATTGTTGCTAGGGGTCTCTGCGGGCTATCACAGGCGGGCGGATCAGTTACTCTTGGTGTAGTAGCCGATCTTTGGGATCCTTCCGAACACGGTTACGCAGTTGCGTACATTGTTTTGGCCAGTGTCGGCGGTTCGGTTTTAGGCCCCGTATTTGGTGGTCTGATGCAAGAGCATCTTTCATGGCActggaatttttggattcaattgatctttaaTGGGGTCTCCCAAATCCTACATTTCTTTTTAGTTCCTGAGACAAGAGCTACGATTCTGGTGAACAGAGAAGCTAAGCGCCGTAGAAATACAGGTGAGGATCCATACTGTTACGGACCAAGCGAAAATCACCGGATCGGCCTTCGAGAGCTGCTAGTAACATGGGCTCGTCCATTTTACATGTTTTTATGCGAACCTATTGTCTTGTTCTGCTCTCTATTGTCTGGGTTTGCCGATCATTTGATTTTCATCTGCAACCAAGCGTTCACCCCCATCTTTAAACAATGGGGCTTCTCCCCAACAAGCCAGGGTCTAATCTTCCTCTCCATGGTGATTGCATACTTAATAGGATGGTTATTACATTGCTTTGACATTTCCTTccaaatgaagaaaatagaTCAAATTCTGAGGAGTCCGAGAGGTCCGGAAAGAAGATTACTGCTTTTACTTTTCCTCGCACCACTTTTGTCAATCGGTCTTTTCGGATTTGCATGGACTTCTATGGGCCCGGAATACACTCCATGGATCGCACCTGCAATCTTCAGCTCGGTGATCGGTATTGCGAACTACAGCATATACATCGCAACTATTGATTACATGGTAGCAGCTTATGGGCCATACGCCTCTTCAGCCACTGGTGGCAATGGTATGGCTCGTGATGTGCTTAGCGGTATTGCCGCCATGTACGCAACCCCGCTTTACGACAACATCGGACACAAATTTCATTATCAATGGGCAAGCACATTGTTGGGTTGCCTAGGGATTCTCTGTACAGTTCCAATTTACATTTTCTATTGGAAGGGCCCTGAGATCAGAAAAAAGAGTAAATTTGCACAAGAATTATCGGCAGATTTTGACgaacagaagaagaacagaacCAGCGATATTCCCCATCTTGATGATAAGGAATTAGGTCTTGATAGTTCTTCAACTCCAGAAACCATCAGCAACGCAGTCTATTCATAA
- a CDS encoding uncharacterized protein (weakly similar to uniprot|Q03558 Saccharomyces cerevisiae YHR179W OYE2 Widely conserved NADPH oxidoreductase containing flavin mononucleotide (FMN) homologous to Oye3p with slight differences in ligand binding and catalytic properties may be involved in sterol metabolism), whose product MVMDYILGEDFHRPIAVDGLKLDHRLVRVPGFQGKHPFCEKKSMKEPGSLVIAGGIFPQWDDRDDDDDIANIDDNQKYSGYSKLQMQVWKESCRKIHASGSFVFVQLFSIDKLGGQEFSETRNGEGLVDNFVNSLTREEIQLYIDAYVRAAKTSLMFGADGVELHGAAGYLLDGFLNAKTNRRADEYGGSIANRAKFILEVVDAIVKAIGSSRISICLSPSEKHISLVTQYSYLLGQLEKRAVWGQRLAYIHLEESPVDLEEDQIRPFGGSHSFVYSIWRGIVIRGHSELTDELKKCDQTLIAYERSSGRERYQKSSSRFNSRTPLEYSKHAQCASTGY is encoded by the coding sequence ATGGTTATGGATTACATTTTAGGAGAAGATTTCCACCGGCCAATTGCGGTCGATGGATTGAAATTGGATCACAGATTGGTAAGAGTACCTGGATTTCAAGGGAAACACCCATTTTGTGAGAAGAAGTCGATGAAGGAACCTGGTAGTTTGGTCATCGCCGGTGGTATTTTTCCTCAATGGGATGACcgtgatgatgatgacgacaTTGCGAATATTGATGATAATCAGAAATACAGCGGTTATTCCAAATTGCAGATGCAGGTGTGGAAAGAGAGTTGCAGAAAAATACATGCGAGTGGATCTTTCGTGTTTGTGCAACTTTTCAGTATTGATAAACTAGGTGGACAGGAATTTTCGGAGACACGCAATGGAGAGGGTCTGGTGGataattttgtaaattccTTGACTAGGGAGGAGATCCAGCTTTATATAGACGCCTATGTGAGGGCTGCTAAGACCAGTCTGATGTTTGGTGCAGATGGTGTGGAACTACATGGAGCTGCTGGATATTTGCTTGATGGGTTCTTAAATGCAAAGACTAATAGAAGAGCGGATGAGTATGGCGGGTCCATCGCTAACCGCGCAAAATTTATCCTAGAAGTGGTAGACGCTATAGTGAAGGCTATTGGGTCATCTAGAATTAGTATTTGTTTGTCGCCCTCTGAAAAACATATTTCCCTAGTGACTCAATACTCTTACCTGCTGGGACAGTTAGAGAAAAGGGCAGTTTGGGGTCAGAGGTTGGCTTATATTCATCTAGAGGAGTCTCCTGTGGATCTGGAGGAGGACCAGATTCGACCTTTCGGAGGCTCTCATAGCTTTGTTTATTCCATATGGAGAGGCATTGTAATCAGAGGCCATTCTGAGTTAACCGATGAGCTTAAGAAATGTGACCAAACTTTAATTGCTTATGAGCGGTCATCTGGAAGGGAACGCTATCAGAAGAGTTCATCTAGATTCAATTCTAGAACTCCATTAGAATACTCAAAACATGCTCAATGTGCAAGCACTGGTTATTAA
- a CDS encoding putative nitronate monooxygenase (weakly similar to uniprot|P47177 Saccharomyces cerevisiae YJR149W), which produces MAMSRPATMISQKLGIIYPIIQAPMAGISTPQLAASVSNAGGLGMLGLGSSNVDKARKMILETKELTQKPFGVNVFCNNPPVRDPIREEQWLKHLSPLFEALGTKGPDRVKEPYKSFLQNPNMLETLLESRPDVVTFHFGVPSVEAVKRLREIGIYTMATATNLQEALTIQNLGIDAVVAQGLEAGGHRGMFDPNAKDEQWSTMVLVKILSQRLKIPIIAAGGIMDGHMAKAMIDVGASAVQLGTAYLLCPESAADKGYREDLKSSRSQSTQLTSAISGRPARGIDNDFIRYCNTFETPSSADYPLAYDAFKQLHAAEPNGQYKYAAHWAGQGAPLARELGAGDLTVLVAKEMGMSN; this is translated from the coding sequence ATGGCAATGTCCAGACCTGCTACCATGATTTCACAAAAGCTGGGAATTATCTATCCAATAATTCAAGCTCCCATGGCTGGGATATCAACTCCTCAGCTAGCAGCTTCAGTTTCCAATGCAGGAGGTCTTGGAATGTTGGGACTCGGTTCAAGCAATGTCGACAAGGCTCGCAAGATGATACTGGAGACAAAAGAATTGACCCAAAAACCGTTTGGAGTTAATGTATTCTGTAATAACCCTCCTGTGAGAGATCCTATTCGTGAAGAACAATGGCTCAAACATTTGAGTCCTCTCTTCGAAGCTTTAGGTACAAAGGGACCCGATAGGGTCAAAGAACCTTACAAGAGCTTCTtacaaaatccaaatatgcTCGAAACCTTATTGGAATCAAGACCTGATGTGGTTACCTTTCATTTTGGTGTCCCATCCGTAGAGGCTGTTAAAAGGTTGAGGGAAATAGGCATTTACACAATGGCCACAGCGACCAATTTGCAAGAAGCTCTAACCATTCAGAATTTAGGTATAGATGCTGTTGTAGCACAAGGTTTAGAAGCTGGTGGACATAGAGGTATGTTTGATCCAAACGCTAAAGATGAACAATGGAGCACTATGGTCTTGGTCAAGATATTGTCTCAAAGGCTAAAAATACCTATAATAGCCGCGGGTGGAATCATGGACGGTCATATGGCTAAAGCTATGATAGATGTTGGAGCTTCTGCCGTTCAATTAGGAACTGCATATCTCCTTTGTCCTGAATCCGCGGCTGACAAAGGATACCgagaagatttgaagagcTCAAGAAGCCAGTCGACCCAATTGACATCTGCAATTTCAGGTCGCCCTGCGAGAGGTATCGACAATGATTTCATTAGATATTGTAATACTTTCGAGACTCCCTCTAGCGCAGATTATCCACTTGCCTATGATGCGTTCAAACAGCTGCATGCTGCTGAGCCTAACGGCCAATACAAATACGCAGCGCATTGGGCCGGTCAAGGTGCTCCATTAGCGAGGGAACTGGGCGCTGGAGATTTGACAGTACTTGTTGCTAAGGAGATGGGAATGtcaaattaa
- a CDS encoding uncharacterized protein (some similarities with uniprot|O13297 Saccharomyces cerevisiae YPL228W CET1 Interacts with Ceg1p the mRNA capping enzyme alpha subunit removes gamma-phosphate from triphosphate-terminated RNA mRNA capping enzyme beta subunit (80 kDa) RNA 5'-triphosphatase) yields the protein MSISFATKSIILKGQPVKIILPNAKSPGALAALANTLLLNPNQTGNDRIKKLLKLVQRNYVIERDLEQALASIGSKCSDGEILVDELGKKLAEINIHNSHGANSRVRQLAQVLPSLNDVDPVFDGTFKDASKTDIFHLYGVNLLHGWIIDSKEHPQTYEKISKLSYKEAQNEIKSKGSMTNHINCFFDRSDTQLTEKGLEHLRTSVKEGSFAILFRYDRFYTLHKEKGELLYLVVDKDLPGVVWHSLRSVDGVNDTFYSGDFKAVDDELTKNVQDWIDTTIASVYEPYRSKIEVEMKYGIMIDPKTKKRVTLPTSIPTIYRGRVKMKPNVDKEVFQEFKEYMKFAYEGRGISSATQDSLYRVNIGFQKTRFLRKSIDLQTRAVEEIIEKKPVASLFIHRPKDSYDMKLSINLELPIVKKGILKNCKRPINIRQKHRISYFKDHSDCRIDITDVQRKTNDTRVDNGEKVETTREIEVEMFAPDLLLGWEVKNEESFLFNQFVRILLNTTSTINEELSYLSKNLGNQ from the coding sequence ATGAGTATTAGTTTTGCAACTAAGTCCATTATATTGAAAGGACAACCTGTCAAGATAATACTTCCGAATGCAAAGAGTCCCGGTGCATTAGCGGCATTAGCCAATACCCTACTTTTAAATCCCAATCAAACTGGAAACGATAGGATAAAGAAACTGTTAAAGttggttcaaagaaattatgTAATAGAACGGGACTTGGAACAAGCTTTGGCAAGTATAGGTAGTAAATGCTCTGACGGTGAAATTTTAGTAGATGAATTAGGGAAGAAGTTGGCTGAAATTAATATTCACAATTCGCATGGCGCTAACAGTAGAGTAAGGCAATTGGCACAAGTACTACCATCACTTAACGATGTCGATCCTGTTTTTGATGGAACCTTTAAGGATGCATCTAAAACGGATATTTTCCATTTATATGGTGTCAATTTATTGCACGGTTGGATTATCGACAGTAAGGAACATCCTCAAACTTATGAAAAGATATCTAAGCTATCATACAAAGAGGctcaaaatgaaataaagTCAAAGGGCTCTATGACAAATCATATCAATTGCTTTTTCGATAGGTCAGACACTCAATTGACAGAGAAAGGGCTCGAGCATTTGAGAACATCAGTAAAGGAAGGTTCATTCGCCATTTTGTTTCGATACGATAGATTCTACACTTTACACAAGGAAAAGGGTGAGCTGTTGTACTTGGTAGTGGATAAGGATCTCCCAGGAGTAGTTTGGCATTCGTTAAGATCTGTCGATGGTGTAAATGACACCTTTTATTCCGGTGATTTTAAAGcagttgatgatgaattgactAAAAATGTTCAGGACTGGATAGACACGACAATTGCATCGGTATACGAACCATACAGATCCAAGATTGAAGTTGAGATGAAATACGGTATAATGATAGATCCCaagacaaagaaaagagttaCATTACCGACGTCTATACCGACTATCTATAGAGGTCGTGTAAAGATGAAACCAAACGTGGATAAAGaagttttccaagaatttaaGGAGTATATGAAATTTGCATATGAAGGTCGTGGTATTTCATCAGCAACACAAGATTCCTTGTATCGAGTCAACATTGGCTTTCAAAAGACAAGATTTCTAAGGAAAAGTATTGATTTACAAACCCGTGCTGTAGAGGAAATTATCGAAAAGAAGCCCGTTGCTAGTCTCTTCATTCACAGACCAAAGGATTCATACGATATGAAGTTGTCCATAAATTTGGAGCTACCTATAGTGAAAAAAGGAATCCTGAAGAATTGTAAAAGGCCCATCAACATAAGACAAAAACATAGAATCAGTTATTTTAAAGACCATTCAGATTGTCGAATTGATATTACCGATGTACAGAGAAAGACGAACGACACCAGGGTTGATAATGGGGAGAAAGTGGAAACTACTCGTGAAATCGAAGTTGAAATGTTTGCACCAGATTTACTACTGGGATGGGAAGTTAAAAATGAGGAGagtttccttttcaatcaattcgTAAGAATTCTTCTAAACACTACTAGTACTATAAATGAGGAACTGTCATATTTATCTAAAAATTTGGGAAATCAGTAA
- a CDS encoding uncharacterized protein (no similarity), with protein sequence MHLYDLFNRLKIQLGIDWTGVFKKDSSIMETVRGRHYGKEKENEDRVLDEVIVSAALWRATAPKIWSLRIGYT encoded by the coding sequence ATGCACTTATATGACCTGTTTAATAGATTAAAGATCCAATTGGGCATTGATTGGACGGGTGTCTTCAAGAAAGACTCATCAATCATGGAAACAGTCAGAGGTAGACATTACGGCAAAGAGAAGGAGAATGAGGATCGAGTGTTGGATGAAGTGATAGTATCGGCAGCTTTATGGAGAGCAACTGCCCCTAAAATCTGGTCTCTGCGAATTGGATATACATGA